A part of Capsicum annuum cultivar UCD-10X-F1 chromosome 6, UCD10Xv1.1, whole genome shotgun sequence genomic DNA contains:
- the LOC107874185 gene encoding uncharacterized protein LOC107874185, giving the protein MSIVCIKHNIVVPAFDELYVNSGKSRRKPADYTAFHHYRVEVFCKIIDWQLQELNDYFAEVKTELLHGVACLNPVDSFLSFDIQKIMRMVELYPDDFNELMCALKNQLANYIIDVRDIDKRFSNLNRLCHLSKRLVQIKKHSCYPLAVRLVKFSLLLPVAEG; this is encoded by the coding sequence ATGTCTATAGTTTGTATCAAGCATAACATTGTGGTACCTGCTTTTGATGAGCTGTATGTAAACTCTGGAAAATCACGACGTAAACCTGCTGACTATACTGCCTTTCATCATTATCGTGTTGAAGTCTTTTGCAAAATAATTGATTGGCAATTGCAAGAACTTAATGATTATTTCGCTGAGGTGAAAACTGAGTTGCTTCATGGTGTTGCTTGTTTGAATCCGGTAGACTCATTTTTAAGTTTTGACATTCAAAAAATTATGAGAATGGTTGAATTATATCCTGATGACTTTAATGAACTTATGTGTGCACTTAAGAATCAACTTGCAAATTACATTATTGATGTTCGTGACATTGATAAAAGATTCTCCAATTTAAATAGGCTCTGTCATCTTTCAAAAAGATTGGTTCAGATAAAAAAGCATTCATGTTATCCTCTTGCAGTTCGTTTGGTGAAATTTTCGTTGCTTCTGCCAGTTGCTGAAGgataa